The following proteins are co-located in the Legionella busanensis genome:
- a CDS encoding phytanoyl-CoA dioxygenase family protein, which produces MKVFTNQKQFIHNPILRSKILNRLGLHVFRILMAYFCTTVRRFLLSFKIPKEDRVFFKRNGFIIKENFLPSEEYQALKKIIGELTDFNAITFDGDTKLQKISLTRVQRANNIKFQFKNNPRYINLLKYVASKNCPFSFTINKVVSGHYDPQTTYHTDTFHPTMKSWLYFNNISADEGPFAYFPGSHKLTLKRLILEYKISNDLYSGKFLQATGGSCRYTEENLKWLGLTEVKLFIVKENTLVIADTFGVHRRTPSKPNTERNSLNSYHRILWPFSILTGYKTEYFTDLSRRIYFSIFKY; this is translated from the coding sequence ATGAAAGTGTTTACTAATCAAAAACAATTTATTCATAATCCCATATTACGCTCGAAAATACTTAATCGATTAGGTCTCCATGTTTTTCGTATACTAATGGCTTATTTTTGTACGACAGTAAGGCGTTTTCTATTGTCATTTAAAATTCCTAAAGAAGATAGAGTATTTTTTAAGCGTAATGGATTTATTATTAAAGAAAATTTTTTGCCATCTGAGGAGTATCAAGCTTTAAAAAAAATAATTGGTGAACTTACAGATTTTAATGCAATAACATTTGATGGTGATACTAAACTTCAAAAAATTTCTTTAACAAGGGTACAAAGAGCCAATAATATTAAGTTTCAATTTAAAAATAACCCACGATATATTAATTTACTTAAATATGTTGCTAGTAAAAATTGTCCTTTTTCGTTTACCATCAATAAAGTAGTTAGCGGCCACTATGATCCTCAAACTACATATCATACAGATACTTTTCATCCTACGATGAAATCCTGGCTTTATTTCAATAATATTTCTGCGGATGAGGGACCATTTGCCTATTTTCCAGGCTCTCATAAACTGACATTAAAAAGGCTTATTTTGGAGTATAAAATTAGTAATGATTTATATTCAGGAAAATTTCTGCAAGCAACAGGCGGATCCTGTCGTTATACAGAAGAAAATCTAAAATGGCTAGGACTCACAGAGGTAAAATTATTTATAGTTAAGGAAAATACTTTAGTGATTGCTGATACATTTGGCGTTCATCGACGTACCCCTTCTAAACCTAATACTGAAAGAAATTCACTTAACTCCTATCATCGAATTCTGTGGCCCTTTAGTATTTTGACTGGATACAAAACAGAATATTTTACAGATTTATCTAGAAGAATCTATTTCTCTATCTTTAAATATTAA
- a CDS encoding Glu/Leu/Phe/Val family dehydrogenase, translating to MKKDTLYTEALSRLDTAATFAKLDPEAVEKLKHAKACLEVSIPVRMDDGRLKIFKGYRVHHNDIRGPTKGGIRFHPNVSLAEVKTLAFWMTIKCAVVGIPFGGAKGGVIVQPKQLSRLELERLSRSYITSIADFIGPNLDIPAPDVYTNAMIMGWMMDEYSKIVRQVTPAVITGKPLPLGGSQGREEATGRGAYFCIKELEKINKWRPKKMRVAIQGFGNAGQSIAHLLYQDGYNIVAVSDSKGGIYRQQGFDIPSIIHAKNNFKQLQAVYCDDSVCQMVKADNITNEELLELDIDILIPAALENQITRENAEKIKAPIIVEVANGPTTAEADLILKAKNCLIVPDILANAGGVTVSYFEWVQNRSGYYWSQEKVYKHLHDIMAKEFTHVYNLFTSHPIDMRTAAYIHALNRHAEAVIAQGTQGYFSEPY from the coding sequence ATGAAAAAGGATACATTGTACACTGAAGCATTATCGCGCCTTGATACAGCAGCTACTTTTGCTAAGTTAGACCCAGAAGCTGTCGAAAAACTTAAGCATGCCAAAGCATGCCTTGAAGTGTCTATACCAGTACGTATGGATGATGGGCGCTTAAAAATATTTAAAGGCTATCGTGTACATCATAATGATATACGGGGTCCAACTAAAGGCGGTATTCGATTTCATCCTAATGTTAGTTTGGCTGAGGTGAAAACCCTAGCCTTTTGGATGACTATCAAATGTGCCGTAGTAGGTATTCCTTTTGGCGGTGCAAAAGGTGGTGTGATTGTTCAGCCTAAACAATTATCACGACTTGAGTTAGAACGATTGAGTCGAAGTTATATTACGTCAATTGCGGATTTCATCGGGCCCAATTTAGATATACCTGCGCCTGATGTATACACCAATGCAATGATTATGGGATGGATGATGGATGAATATTCTAAAATTGTCCGCCAAGTCACACCTGCAGTCATTACCGGCAAGCCCTTACCGCTAGGCGGTAGCCAAGGTCGTGAAGAAGCAACAGGTCGAGGCGCCTATTTTTGCATTAAAGAATTAGAAAAAATTAATAAATGGCGACCAAAGAAAATGCGAGTGGCTATTCAAGGCTTTGGTAATGCCGGACAATCCATAGCTCATCTACTTTATCAAGATGGTTATAACATTGTTGCAGTAAGCGACTCTAAGGGTGGCATATACCGCCAACAAGGATTTGATATACCAAGTATTATTCATGCTAAAAATAACTTTAAGCAATTGCAAGCAGTTTATTGTGATGATTCTGTTTGTCAAATGGTGAAGGCAGATAATATAACTAATGAAGAATTATTAGAGCTTGATATTGATATTTTAATTCCAGCAGCGCTCGAGAACCAAATAACAAGAGAGAATGCAGAAAAAATTAAAGCACCTATTATTGTGGAAGTCGCCAATGGGCCTACAACCGCAGAAGCAGATTTAATTTTAAAAGCAAAGAATTGTTTAATTGTTCCTGATATTTTAGCTAATGCTGGCGGTGTCACCGTGAGCTATTTTGAATGGGTACAAAATAGATCAGGTTATTATTGGAGCCAAGAGAAGGTATATAAGCATTTACATGATATTATGGCGAAAGAATTTACACATGTTTATAATTTATTTACATCTCATCCAATAGATATGCGCACCGCGGCCTATATCCACGCCTTAAATAGGCATGCAGAAGCTGTTATAGCACAAGGGACACAAGGTTATTTTTCCGAACCTTATTGA
- a CDS encoding outer membrane protein, whose product MNKKIIFTLSALSLTFTAHANWYAGINLGINDVNIEKNLTYPIDEAQPTSSHFDNTYTNFHGQLTAGYEFLFPNLMGIALEGNADIFTGKSKYTVNDWFFTADVRAKEKLEYGFGLFILPEYQFNPFMRVFAGPGIETAQFNINFNNTAGDVGVSGKAKEWLTGWAVKVGTAGRIWDNTDLVFTYQFTQYESLTQTRMEPLSGDFLRGRYKPYVNLFMIGLKFNLPDATVNYVTK is encoded by the coding sequence ATGAATAAAAAAATTATTTTCACATTAAGCGCACTGTCTTTAACTTTTACAGCCCATGCTAATTGGTATGCCGGTATAAACTTAGGTATTAACGATGTAAATATAGAAAAAAATCTTACCTATCCTATAGATGAGGCTCAACCTACTTCTTCTCATTTCGATAATACCTATACCAATTTTCATGGCCAATTAACGGCTGGTTATGAGTTTTTATTTCCAAATTTAATGGGAATTGCTTTAGAGGGAAATGCAGACATTTTTACCGGTAAATCAAAATATACTGTTAATGATTGGTTTTTTACTGCAGACGTACGGGCTAAAGAAAAATTAGAATATGGTTTTGGCTTATTTATATTACCCGAATATCAATTTAACCCTTTTATGCGCGTTTTTGCAGGCCCGGGTATTGAAACCGCACAATTTAATATTAATTTTAATAATACTGCGGGCGATGTTGGTGTTAGTGGTAAAGCTAAAGAGTGGTTAACTGGGTGGGCGGTTAAAGTTGGTACAGCCGGTCGCATTTGGGATAATACAGATTTAGTATTTACTTACCAATTTACCCAATATGAAAGTTTAACTCAAACTCGAATGGAGCCCCTTTCAGGTGATTTCTTAAGAGGCCGCTATAAACCTTACGTTAATTTATTTATGATTGGTCTTAAATTCAATCTTCCAGATGCTACAGTTAATTATGTAACGAAATAA
- a CDS encoding reprolysin-like metallopeptidase, with translation MTRTPISALLLLSFSNLLAADQPPNRIIYPVTQEIKNVSHNQFHFSSNQYRVVEIDLKRLYSELEAVPNRNNIKKEPPTLIKLPHPDGTIHSYQVVVNTTMHPKLAAEFPEIRTFDGYSVDNPSELVKFDLTPLGFHAMILVPNQNAIFIDPIDQGNVQDYVVYYKNDLINTKPNKCHVPGSNSAIGLTQPNNFARFASCELRKYRLAMAATAQYTAFYGSVPAALAGEVTTLNRVNGIYERDIAITMELIPNNAQIIYTNPAAQPYTSGNTEALLEENQSNVDAVIGSANYDIGHVVDASTGNNGLAALRSVCNGAEKAMGATTFSKPIGDPFDVDYVAHEIGHQFGGNHTQNNPCNRNDPTAVEPGSGSTIMGYAGICAPNVQKNSDSYFHGINLQEIGNFISSPEHTCAVKTPIPPEPTIRSVPPIVIPANTPFALRAAAKSNSGSTLTYTWEQMDNEISPQPPRSDSPGGPNFRSFPPNLSSIRFLPNLISLAKNGPFTWEVLPSVSRIMHFRVSVRNNTPGGSCNAYRNTTVTVDAAAGPFLITYPSAPGIQLTGDTMQLVTWQVANTNEPPINAGFVNILLSTDGGSSYPYVIATNVPNNGSALIHLPAVNTTKARLMIIASNGSFFNISANNFSISSLALHLTQAERNPMNLREAFIYYKGFTPNPSLGYQLNGLPGAILTLDTIYKRFVVSNISTPRKVSVSITLTSGSKTVTSNAIIIPSIL, from the coding sequence ATGACAAGGACGCCAATCAGCGCATTGCTGCTGTTATCTTTTTCTAATTTATTAGCTGCAGATCAACCTCCTAATAGAATAATTTATCCTGTAACCCAAGAGATAAAAAATGTTTCACATAATCAGTTTCACTTCAGCTCTAATCAATACCGTGTTGTTGAGATAGACCTCAAACGTCTTTATTCTGAATTGGAAGCAGTACCAAATCGAAACAACATAAAGAAAGAGCCACCTACTTTAATAAAATTACCGCATCCAGATGGCACAATTCATTCTTATCAGGTGGTCGTCAATACGACGATGCATCCTAAATTAGCAGCCGAATTTCCTGAAATTAGAACATTCGACGGTTACAGTGTTGATAATCCTAGTGAGCTTGTTAAATTTGATTTAACGCCACTTGGTTTTCATGCCATGATTTTGGTTCCTAATCAAAATGCTATCTTTATTGACCCAATAGATCAGGGCAATGTACAAGATTATGTGGTTTATTACAAAAATGACCTTATTAATACTAAACCGAATAAGTGTCATGTTCCTGGCAGCAATTCAGCTATTGGTTTAACTCAGCCTAATAATTTTGCAAGATTTGCCAGTTGTGAATTAAGAAAATATCGTCTTGCTATGGCCGCTACTGCTCAATACACGGCTTTTTATGGATCGGTTCCAGCAGCTTTAGCGGGTGAAGTCACCACATTAAACCGTGTTAATGGCATTTATGAGCGAGACATTGCCATAACAATGGAACTTATTCCTAACAATGCACAAATTATTTATACCAATCCGGCAGCTCAACCTTATACGTCAGGAAACACTGAAGCGTTGTTAGAAGAAAACCAGTCTAATGTCGACGCTGTTATTGGTTCAGCTAATTATGATATTGGTCACGTTGTTGATGCCTCAACGGGGAATAATGGCCTCGCAGCACTTAGAAGCGTTTGTAATGGAGCGGAAAAGGCTATGGGTGCTACAACATTTTCTAAACCAATAGGTGATCCCTTTGATGTGGATTATGTAGCCCACGAAATAGGACACCAATTCGGCGGTAATCACACCCAAAATAATCCTTGTAATAGAAATGATCCAACAGCTGTTGAGCCTGGAAGTGGTAGTACAATTATGGGTTATGCAGGCATTTGTGCACCTAATGTACAAAAAAATTCTGACAGTTACTTTCATGGTATTAATTTGCAAGAAATTGGTAATTTCATTTCTAGCCCAGAGCATACCTGTGCCGTTAAAACCCCAATTCCTCCTGAACCAACTATTCGCTCTGTGCCGCCTATTGTTATTCCAGCAAATACACCTTTTGCGTTACGTGCTGCAGCCAAAAGTAATAGTGGCAGCACGCTAACTTATACTTGGGAGCAAATGGACAATGAAATTTCACCGCAACCTCCTCGTAGCGACTCACCAGGGGGACCTAATTTTAGAAGCTTTCCACCTAATTTAAGCTCTATACGATTCCTTCCTAATTTAATTTCTTTAGCCAAAAATGGTCCTTTTACTTGGGAAGTTTTACCTTCTGTATCACGTATAATGCATTTTCGAGTATCAGTTCGCAATAATACACCTGGTGGCTCTTGTAATGCTTATAGAAATACTACAGTAACAGTAGACGCTGCTGCTGGGCCATTTTTAATCACTTATCCTAGTGCGCCTGGTATTCAATTAACTGGCGACACAATGCAATTGGTCACATGGCAAGTAGCAAATACTAATGAACCACCGATTAACGCTGGTTTTGTTAATATCCTTTTATCTACGGATGGAGGAAGCAGTTATCCTTATGTCATCGCTACAAATGTACCTAATAACGGCAGCGCACTAATTCACTTACCTGCTGTTAACACGACAAAAGCTCGGCTTATGATTATTGCTTCTAATGGATCCTTCTTTAACATATCGGCTAACAATTTTAGTATTTCCTCTTTAGCTTTACATTTAACCCAAGCTGAAAGAAATCCTATGAATCTTCGAGAAGCGTTTATCTACTATAAAGGGTTTACGCCAAATCCAAGTTTAGGTTATCAGTTAAATGGCTTGCCTGGCGCTATCCTCACATTAGATACAATTTATAAACGATTCGTTGTAAGTAATATAAGTACCCCACGGAAAGTTAGTGTTTCTATCACTTTAACAAGTGGCAGTAAAACAGTGACTTCAAATGCAATCATTATTCCAAGTATTTTATAG
- a CDS encoding S8 family serine peptidase translates to MVKKLIILCLYLVIVAVNAKPFIDKEVLRAMRAVHLEQQGIYQSLLIFLKSDVEKNAFVKVIEKDPSFLLTPLDFMPAVVVTFLPTDKIYKKITSFPGVLYVALNKPAAEKVEISPHSSKPKVPFRYPGIDLWWEHGFDGHKGVLGLIDSGIAADHPALSTKKIIINKTLSSHYIDYPFGVRTAHGTGVACIYAGLPLENTQYLRGVAYKTPIILSTLAGEGTAHMHQFALTYSGLNWLLSSQYQPTVINYSFGNGNVTCHACRDWSGFSKVVDYIVNQKKILWVTSAGNNGYIKQKRKPPFVSTMTVPAESYNALTVANMNMYSNNDATTRKFDRQSHAIYYTSSRGPTLIGRKKPDIAAPGNDTWTCAPNPKKYQLHYLKSMHYKNGYRFMGGTSSAAPHVGGAVLLLNDAGITNPLAIKALLINSADTWTDSNKPGPDDPNFPYQGGHRQIVGSEWNPTYGWGYMNLQTAFYQRKFIVEDNLSAKKPGLEYRIKMRYQDKVTLVHERRVGFNKKGQLWRLSHLTLEVLDALNGKLLAKDDSSIDNVHQVSLCNAFNLSRCFKIAPREVIVRVSLKSSSIDGSSKESFALALPTNINKSKNLEGK, encoded by the coding sequence GTGGTTAAGAAATTAATAATTCTTTGTTTATATTTAGTAATCGTTGCCGTCAATGCCAAGCCCTTTATAGATAAAGAAGTTTTAAGAGCCATGCGAGCAGTGCATTTAGAGCAGCAAGGCATTTATCAATCATTACTTATTTTTTTAAAATCAGACGTTGAAAAAAATGCTTTTGTTAAAGTTATAGAAAAGGATCCAAGCTTTTTATTGACACCTCTTGATTTTATGCCAGCGGTGGTCGTGACTTTTTTACCAACAGATAAAATTTATAAGAAAATAACTTCCTTTCCGGGCGTGCTTTATGTTGCTCTTAACAAACCGGCTGCTGAAAAAGTGGAAATTAGTCCGCATTCTAGCAAACCTAAAGTGCCTTTTCGGTATCCTGGTATCGATTTATGGTGGGAGCATGGGTTTGATGGTCATAAGGGCGTATTAGGCTTAATAGACTCAGGTATTGCAGCTGATCATCCGGCATTGTCAACTAAAAAAATTATTATTAATAAAACGCTAAGTTCGCACTATATTGACTATCCTTTTGGTGTTCGTACCGCACATGGCACTGGTGTTGCTTGTATTTATGCAGGATTGCCCCTTGAAAATACCCAATATTTACGAGGCGTTGCTTACAAAACGCCTATCATTTTATCTACCTTGGCAGGAGAAGGGACAGCTCATATGCACCAGTTTGCGCTGACTTATTCTGGCTTAAATTGGCTTTTATCCTCTCAATATCAACCTACGGTCATTAACTATAGTTTTGGTAATGGTAATGTCACATGTCATGCCTGCCGTGATTGGAGTGGATTCAGTAAAGTTGTAGATTATATTGTTAATCAGAAAAAAATATTATGGGTCACTTCAGCAGGAAATAATGGCTATATTAAGCAAAAAAGGAAACCGCCCTTTGTTTCGACTATGACAGTACCTGCTGAAAGTTATAATGCCTTGACTGTCGCTAATATGAATATGTATAGCAATAATGATGCAACGACTCGCAAATTCGATAGGCAAAGTCATGCCATTTATTATACTAGCAGCCGTGGTCCTACTCTTATTGGGCGAAAAAAACCGGATATTGCAGCCCCTGGTAATGATACCTGGACATGTGCGCCTAATCCTAAGAAATATCAATTACATTACCTAAAATCGATGCATTATAAAAATGGCTATCGTTTCATGGGTGGCACAAGCTCTGCAGCCCCTCATGTAGGTGGTGCTGTACTTTTACTAAATGATGCTGGTATTACCAATCCTCTGGCTATTAAAGCTTTATTAATTAACAGTGCAGATACCTGGACAGATAGCAATAAGCCTGGCCCTGATGATCCTAATTTTCCTTATCAAGGCGGCCATCGCCAAATAGTCGGCTCTGAATGGAATCCTACTTACGGCTGGGGCTATATGAATTTGCAAACAGCCTTTTATCAAAGAAAATTTATTGTTGAGGATAATTTATCAGCTAAAAAACCTGGGCTAGAATATCGCATAAAAATGCGTTATCAAGATAAGGTGACCTTAGTTCACGAGCGACGCGTGGGTTTTAATAAAAAGGGCCAATTATGGCGATTAAGTCATTTAACATTAGAAGTTTTAGACGCCTTAAATGGCAAGTTACTTGCGAAAGATGATAGCTCTATTGATAATGTGCACCAAGTATCGCTTTGTAATGCGTTTAATTTAAGTCGTTGCTTTAAGATTGCACCTAGAGAAGTTATAGTAAGAGTAAGCTTAAAAAGCTCAAGTATTGATGGTAGTTCTAAAGAGTCCTTTGCCTTGGCATTACCTACAAATATAAATAAAAGTAAGAATTTAGAGGGAAAATAA
- a CDS encoding 2OG-Fe(II) oxygenase family protein, protein MELDIITYEELLDPTFNARQIEKPLLDKGVLGVSHVPHFELKYKEYINVARQFSHLNESIKKQYAPSLDSSSTGGYEVGAEWFKNEEGEWQIDAQKASYYASIPDNPLNKWPFEINLKKAYLELGELIFAIGKRLLNKIGLNEQAGLNHDLLRGFGRMLHYQRATDSSEKKDNWCGAHYDHGLFTGLTPASYFKDNEEVNEPKEAGLYILPHNSQRFEKVELPHKAITLFQVGEFAQLLSHDRFTATKHMVKRAPAGIERFTYALFFSPAEKMLIKSNSLLTKDLRYSENQTAEGYLHYKDWDKASLKLYQAT, encoded by the coding sequence ATGGAACTGGATATTATTACCTACGAAGAATTACTCGATCCCACCTTCAATGCAAGGCAAATAGAAAAACCTCTCTTAGATAAGGGCGTTTTGGGTGTCAGTCACGTTCCTCATTTTGAACTTAAATATAAAGAATATATTAACGTAGCTAGGCAATTTTCCCATCTAAATGAATCTATTAAAAAACAATACGCGCCTAGTTTGGATTCTAGCTCAACAGGGGGCTATGAAGTAGGAGCTGAATGGTTTAAAAATGAAGAGGGCGAATGGCAAATTGACGCTCAAAAAGCGTCTTACTATGCCTCTATTCCTGATAATCCCTTAAATAAATGGCCATTTGAAATCAATTTAAAAAAAGCTTATCTTGAATTAGGTGAATTAATCTTTGCGATTGGCAAGAGGTTGTTAAACAAAATTGGCTTAAATGAGCAAGCCGGTTTAAATCACGATTTGCTACGCGGTTTTGGTAGAATGCTCCATTATCAAAGGGCGACAGATTCGTCTGAGAAAAAAGATAATTGGTGTGGTGCGCATTATGATCATGGTTTATTTACAGGTTTAACGCCAGCTTCTTATTTTAAAGACAACGAAGAGGTTAATGAGCCAAAAGAAGCAGGTCTATATATTCTTCCCCATAACAGTCAACGTTTTGAGAAAGTAGAATTACCGCATAAAGCCATTACATTATTTCAAGTAGGCGAATTTGCCCAGTTGCTCTCCCATGACCGCTTTACAGCAACAAAACATATGGTGAAAAGGGCACCTGCGGGCATTGAGCGCTTTACTTATGCTTTGTTTTTTTCCCCAGCAGAAAAGATGCTAATTAAGTCAAATTCTTTATTAACAAAAGATTTAAGATATAGTGAGAATCAAACAGCAGAAGGTTATCTTCATTATAAAGATTGGGATAAAGCTTCTCTTAAACTTTATCAAGCGACTTGA
- a CDS encoding MFS transporter, giving the protein MKNTNYTILPCLLAIVVDGMGFGLVYPIMTAMFTDPNSVFSSHLSINMRHFYLGLGYMLYSFCMFFGASFMGDLSDNWGRKKVILICMLGLFISFLLMGLSVLFTSIFLLMLGRAFSGLMAGSQPIAQAAIADISTADNKAANMSIMTLALSVANVAGPLIGGVFSDNSLSSYFNFSTPFFISATLALIAAIWIQYGFQETYTSHNQKPLNLLRPIHIFMEGLKHKSVRWLMIIFLLMQLGFSIYFQFILVLLNTNFDYTSWQLGAFNAFIGFCFVISLTIGMRFMLRVWQVNTIAIICLFIVGIGLLLTVFSTKEWQIWLLALPISAFDMIAYTALLTAFSDSVDKSAQGWVMGLSGALMAMAWAITGLSANLLPIIGTFGLILIGGTLLLLSAALMWLYTHSRFYVNQH; this is encoded by the coding sequence ATGAAAAATACTAACTATACAATCTTGCCTTGCTTGTTAGCCATTGTGGTCGACGGTATGGGATTTGGGTTAGTGTATCCCATTATGACCGCCATGTTTACTGATCCCAACTCCGTATTTTCGTCTCATTTATCAATTAATATGCGCCATTTTTATTTGGGATTAGGCTATATGCTTTACTCTTTCTGTATGTTTTTTGGTGCCTCTTTTATGGGCGATTTATCAGATAATTGGGGCAGAAAAAAGGTAATTTTAATTTGTATGTTAGGCCTTTTCATTAGCTTTTTATTAATGGGATTAAGTGTTTTATTTACCAGTATTTTTTTATTAATGTTAGGCCGTGCTTTTTCAGGATTGATGGCGGGCAGTCAACCTATTGCACAAGCTGCCATTGCTGATATTAGTACAGCGGATAATAAAGCTGCTAATATGAGCATTATGACCTTAGCCCTTAGCGTTGCTAATGTTGCTGGGCCTTTAATTGGAGGGGTATTTTCTGATAATTCACTCTCTTCTTATTTTAATTTTTCTACCCCTTTCTTTATTTCTGCAACATTAGCCTTAATTGCAGCCATTTGGATTCAATACGGCTTTCAAGAAACATACACCAGCCATAATCAAAAACCTCTTAATTTACTACGCCCTATTCATATTTTCATGGAAGGATTAAAGCATAAAAGTGTTCGCTGGCTTATGATAATTTTTTTATTAATGCAATTAGGATTTAGTATTTATTTTCAATTTATTTTAGTGTTATTAAATACGAATTTTGACTATACAAGTTGGCAGCTAGGCGCATTTAATGCCTTTATTGGCTTTTGTTTCGTTATTTCTCTAACCATAGGCATGCGATTTATGCTGCGTGTTTGGCAAGTTAATACCATTGCCATTATTTGTCTTTTTATTGTTGGAATTGGCCTTTTATTAACGGTATTTAGCACAAAAGAATGGCAAATTTGGCTCTTGGCCCTGCCAATTAGTGCGTTTGATATGATTGCTTATACTGCTCTTTTAACAGCATTCTCAGACAGTGTTGATAAATCTGCCCAAGGTTGGGTTATGGGACTTTCAGGGGCGTTAATGGCTATGGCATGGGCGATAACAGGCCTTAGCGCCAATCTTTTACCTATAATTGGTACTTTTGGTTTAATTTTAATAGGAGGCACACTGTTGCTTTTATCTGCCGCATTAATGTGGTTGTACACTCATTCTCGTTTTTATGTTAATCAACATTAG